In Oncorhynchus masou masou isolate Uvic2021 chromosome 31, UVic_Omas_1.1, whole genome shotgun sequence, the sequence TTATATAATACTCATTAAAATAACAAGCAGCAAATAATGGCATATCCATAAGTTGTAAAACAAAGTAAGCTACTGAAATGTACATATAAAAGGCTGAATAAATACCATCATATATAGTGGTATTTCTTTCTTTTGCAGTCCATTTGTATTGGTGTATGCATGTATACAGTATAATGTTACCTGGAAAACAATCCACATGTGCAAATAAGTGAGTTATTGCCAGTTTTGCTCATATTCTGGGGAGGAAGTGTGTGACAGTCATGGCAGTGGTGGCCTTTTTGCCTCTCTTCAGACGGCCATGCTTGTTGAGAGCAATGTAGGAGCCTCTGTAAACGGAAGACTCATAGGCGTTGTAGTTGTTTGGCAGCATGCTCTCTCTGAACTTGCACTCATCATGGAAGACTGTCTGAAAATAGCAAAGGAGAAAAAGCCTAAGAAAATGCGTGGCCAAGTCTCGTTTCACAGCTAGCAGTTTGATATGGTTGTACAGGATGCACAGAAAAATACTTGCCATGCAATCATTTCATCCTCATCCAGGATTGGTTCACATGTAAAGTAGGGAAGCCATGCACTAATATATTGGAGCACATTTGGGGCTGATAGCAGGCCATGAACCTGCAAACCTTTGTCTCTGAAGACTAGTACATCTCTTGCTCAATCTAAAATTCATAAGAAATAAAAGTGTTTATTAAACCGTAAACGTATGTCCTTGAGGTGATATCTAACGAAAATTACATTTACCACATATTTTTTGAAAACTGGAACTCAAAACTTTAAATCAACTGAGATCATCTTGACATATCATATTCATTCAATTTCAAAGGAAATTACATTGTGAATGTTGCTGTTTTGGAGTAATTTGTGCTATTGGGAGCATGCTAACAGAGGCCCTACCACTCCCATACTTTGTGCTTGATAAAGACAATGCTAAACTGCAgcttactgaacaaaaataaatgttggTTTGCTTACTCCCTGGGTCTATTGACTTATTTTTGTGTATTAATAAGATGATGCAAATGTGAACCATCCCTTTAAACATCAATAACTGGGGTATTACGCACAGGTAGCACTGCTGTGACACTTATTTCTCACCCATATGGGTAATTAATTAGCATATTAACCAATGTGTTATTTGTGAAATTATCGATGTCAAAAGGTTTTTAATTGCATACACTTTGTAAGTGTATTTTGGGGGGGACTGTTCATTCATGCGCAATTGGAGAGCTGTGGGCCTTATTGTGCGCACCTTGCACTTTGTTCATTGCTAATCGTGTTTGTTTAATTGTATAAACAATTGTCTAACAATATTTTTCAGAGTATTTGTTGGAtagacattttttaaaatgttctgCAATAATACATTGTGAAAAGACGGGATGTGCTGGGACTTCCAACAGGACTGCCTGATGACGTCCATCAGAGAGACCCTCATGGACTCACTTTTGAAATTATCATTCCTGACTTCTGGTTCAATGTCCATAATCAAAGGATGCACTTCGATCAGTGATAGCCATAGCCTGTGAGTGCAACCTAACATGTAAATAGGCCTAATATTCATATTTAAAGGACTAATTGCATACAGTCCCAGGTCCCGATGACAGGTTCTGGAGTATCGGGGGGCTTTCCCTCGCACGCAGGGCCGTATTACAGCGCGTGACACAATTATGCGTCTGTTAACCTCATCATTATAGCCGAAGGCAACTCGACCATTAACAGGCCCTTAGCTCATTTACTGCTTATAATTTCTAAATAATGCATAATAAGATTGGGGGAACATATCGTTAACAATACCAAATAGCCTACCATTCCATTATCATATTTATTCTCACATAATTCACAGCACACGTTAAGATAGGCACACCCAATAGTTAATATTACATGCAAATAAACCCCGACCAGTCATAGCGTGATAGCAAAGACCACTATTCTCGAAGCCATTAACAAATATTGCaggaaaataaatggaatagcCAACTGTGCATACCTACCGTTCCGTATAACCTTCCTCGGCTATTCATTGCGACAAACAGCTCACTCCTTACCCCATACAAGCTAACCACTCCTCGCTCTACCGTTGAGATCTCTATTAGACCTAATTGAACAAAATACCAGATATTAGATATTGGAAAAATACATCCGATCAGATAGGTACAAAATATGGTTCATAGTGGTTATAGCATATGCTGTGCGTCTGTGGGTGTAACCTTGCAGATTGCTACGCAGGATGCTGAGTCTTTGTTCTATATAAATTCCCACGTTCAATTTTCGACATATGCTCAGAAATGTATAGGTTTAGGCTATCATGTGGACTTAATAATTGCCCTTTTGAACGTACACGGTGACTGTTAGTTTCTGGGCCGCTGTAGGAGCCAGTGTAAAAATAGGTTGTTGTCTAAATACGTCCATACATTCATGTCATGTTTGAGATTAAGGAGACAGTTATCACTGATGGATACTGTTTTTAATAGATTTGTCTTTTGCTCTAGAAGACATTCAATGCTCCCTTCGCGGCTGATGACATATCATGCAAAATGGGCTATAGATGCTGTTAGATCCATAATTATCGACGACGGCCCCTTTATGTGATGTATATTGCGTTACATCTGTGGAAGCAACTCACTGTACTGGTTTTCATTATGTACACCATTTATCCTCCCGTCTGGGAGGACCTGGAGGTGAAACCCGATACCCGCGTTGCAGTATAGCCTCCGGACTCTTTTGATACCTAGCAAATAGTCACTCTCCCAGTTCAGGTCCGATTTCTCCCCCGAGATGCCCAGAATGGAGCGGGAGAAGAGGGTCTCCCATCTTTTCTCCAATAACGTTGCATTTGTCCTGCTCGGAATAGGATATGATGACACAATCCCCACTATGAACCCCAAGAGAACAATCGCAGTCAACGTCCAGTGCGTGCTGGCCTCGTAGGACATACTGATGAGGAACCTTTGCGCAATGGCCATCCGGTTTACCTTCGGGGCACGTGGTCAAAATGAATGGCCCTAAAAATACCACTCTTCTTGTTTTTCTTCCTTCGGCATGCTGGCAGAGGATTATTTTTGGAAAGCTGATCAGGGGTCTGGGCATGAGACGACAGCCCCAATGCAGAGGAGTAGAAATGGGAGTGCGCGTGGCAGTGCTTGAGATGGTGGCGGTGATGATTACCATGTTTTGCAGCCCcgcgcctccctctctctgtgggcAACGCAGGCCGTGGAGAACACCACTCACCAGAACCCTGTTTCACCTTGCCAGGCTATCGCATCTCTAGATTACATCATTCTGAGTTCACTGCTGCCCCTTCGAATAATACAAAGgcggaggatggggagagtgaaGTTGCAAGCAAGCAAGAAAAGAGGCGCTGAATTGCAGTGCCAAGTCTGTGGAGAGTTCAACCGAACACTGTCACAGCGCCCGTGAAACCGAGGAAGGGAGAGATCGCATTGGGTGGCGTTAAGCAACTGCGGAACATGATGGACACTTTGGCAGCTCCCAAATTGGGTCGGTGGTCATATGTCTGACAGGCTGCTTCCTTATTTAGAAGGAAGGTGTAAAAACAGTCCACTTGTCACCGGAGAGCAATGGCACCCTTGGGGGCCACTTCCTATGCTGCTGGTTCAAGAACTTTCCAAACCAATTATTCTCATAAAACACTTGAATAGGCTTACAATTAAAGTAAGATGCATTCATGAGCACAGTGGTGCGTAATTTAGTTACCCGAAACGTCTCGCATAGTCTATTCCTTCCCCTGAAACATAAATGCATATCATATTTTCTTTGTAATGATGACACCATGGAGCATATGCCTATACGTCAGTTGCGCGCTTCCACCGGTCCCCTCAATGTCATCCAGTTGGTTGGGAATTCCAATAGATGGCGCTATCTCCAAGGTTTTAACTGTGCTTCATGCGCAACCATCATTGACCATAGTTGAAAACATTTCGACAGACGACAAAGTTGTTCTCAGTGACATACAAAATCTCAGACAAACATTTTTCAATGCAGTACATTTattttgtattaaaaaaaaatctatttggtGACTGCACAATACCCAAGCTGAGGGATTTATAATCAAAATAATTTGATTTTTTATGAAGGCTGAAAACACAAAGAACAACACATTTGGAGCATCAATTAAAACTGAGGACATAATAGCAGATTCATAATCATACAGTCCTCAGCAAATACGACCAATGTGAATAGATCCCTGATTAAGTCTTATACACCCCAGCACATTTACAAAACAGTTTTGTCAATTAACCAAAGCCATCTTAAATGTGACCCTTGGCACTTGCTATCTTGAGACCCAACTAACCTAAACACTGGGCATTTGGACACATAATTGGACACACTGTTGTTAAGTTATTGAAATTCAATGGTTACTTacgctacatgaccaaaagtatgtggacacctgcttgtctaacatctcattccaaaatcattggcattaatatggagttggccccCCTTTGCTGCAACTTTACAGTTGGCTGCATTACAGTTGGCAGGTAGCATTCTCATGGCatacgccaaacccagattcgtccgttggactgccagatggtgaagcgtgattcagcCCTCCAGAgactgcatttccactgctccagagtccaatggcagtgagctttacaccactccaatggacgcattgcgcatggtgatcttaggcttgtgtgcggctgctcagccatggaaacccatttcatgaatctcccGATGAACGAGTGTgtctgaaatagcagaatccactaatttgaaggggtgtccgcatacttttgtatatatagtgtatgtctaACAAATATCAACAAAACGAAATATAGGGGAAACTCAACACAGAGAAACAATACAGTGGTTATAAATTATCCTGATGCAACAGTATCGACTACTTCCTGTTTACTAATAAATAAGGATACAATAGGTTGTTTACCATACTCTGCAAAAATATTAGTCATCACGAAGACATGCACATCCAGCAAAGTTGCTCCTTTAAAACCAGAACTCATAGAGGAAATAGTCCGGATGAAACCAACAACTTAGAAGCGAAAACAAAACCATGTGTTTAAATATCAATGTACTATTCTGCAAGGTAAACCAGGAAATCATCAACTTTGTGAGTTGAGTTGGATTCCTGACAACTTACAGTGCCACAATGAAATAATGATACGTAGTATAACTTTGCCATCCTACAGGGACACATTGACAGCAGTCGAGATCAATAAGCTATCTGAGTGTAAGCAACCCACGATGAACGAGTGGGATGGAagaaaattcaaataaattatagCGCTGAAGTCAAGATGTCTCTTACCACATCtacacaaaaaaataacaatttatAATTGTTTTTCACAGAAATAGCTTTTGCCCTTTACACTTTTGACAGATGCAACAAAAAATAATGCTAAATACTTTAATATGTGCTTGTGATTTTTAAAAGAACAATAAATAAATAGTTATGtccaaaaaataaaaacatttctagAGGCACTTGCAAAACTTTGCTATATTCCCAAGGCGCATGGCAGTATGTCCATATGTTCTACAGTACGTCAGATTAGTATTTACTTGTCTGTGTGCTGGGGGAATTTTCTCAAAGTCAACTGTTATTTTCACAAAGTTACCATGTCTGTTTAGTAATTGGTTTTCAACGATGAGTGACGTGGTATTATCTTTCACTAACTGCCAATGAAATATTACAAAAAACAAGTTCATTTTGACCCCATTCTCAAAATGAGAGTATATATCCAATAGGGCCAACTGTATTTAGCCAATCTCATCATTGCATAAATGAGCTattacattatgtttggttattATACAGCCATATTTCTGATTGAAAGTCAGAAAAAGTAGGCAAATCATACACCGAATGCATATAACATAACATATTGATTGTAACACAAGCGTTTTACTAACAAAACTCCCGTTTGAAGAATAACTGAAGGccacaatatattttgattactgtgtgtgtattatgtacaccaccctgttcattaaaatggttcgctcctacagacagtgagtcacctggccgtggcttgctatataaagcaggcagacaggcatcgaggcactcagttactgttcgattgaacggTCGAATTGGCAAAACGAGTGACATAAGCGACTTTGAGCATGGAgtgatcgtcggtgccaggtgCCCCGgttccagcatctcagaaacggccggccagtgtctagggtttaccgagaatggtgcaacaaacaaaaaacatccagttaGCAGCAGTCATATGGgtgaaaacagcttgttgatgaaaggtcgaaggagaatgacaagaatcgtgcaagctaacaggtggGTCACAAACGTGAAAAGAACGGTACAACTTGTCAGTCCTTGTCACGGATGAGCTATTGCAGCAGACCACCACACCGGATttcactcctatcagctaaaaacatgaagaagtgtctccagtgggcacgcaatcaccaacactggacaattgaggagtggagaAACATGGCCTGATCTGACAAATGACAGTTCCTGTTGTGTCAGGATTTGGTGTAAACAGTATGAGTCCATGGCCCAATCCTGCTTGGTGTCAACGGTAACAGTTGAGCGAAGTTTCCA encodes:
- the LOC135524186 gene encoding fibroblast growth factor 6-like produces the protein MAIAQRFLISMSYEASTHWTLTAIVLLGFIVGIVSSYPIPSRTNATLLEKRWETLFSRSILGISGEKSDLNWESDYLLGIKRVRRLYCNAGIGFHLQVLPDGRINGVHNENQYSLIEISTVERGVVSLYGVRSELFVAMNSRGRLYGTTVFHDECKFRESMLPNNYNAYESSVYRGSYIALNKHGRLKRGKKATTAMTVTHFLPRI